The Deltaproteobacteria bacterium genome includes a window with the following:
- a CDS encoding DCL family protein — protein MEYRIGRQTFKNKKEIIDFTSNLLHSHKIGEYLSPEHSDFLLDLIKTGHRWASQKIGPGIKAFRVSENPVFHKKCFMIERIDGSETDFSFYKCVYQPKDWHYRDYLDACRATVAQQIIDFKREFFRTNQDPVCEVAGTPLTPRNSHVDHFPVRFIDTVANWELSRGIVPSEVEIGGYADAETRKYFLDQTIADDWAAYHLEYATLRVVLAEVNLKGMGRTGEEEHRIPF, from the coding sequence ATGGAATACCGGATAGGTCGCCAAACTTTTAAAAACAAGAAAGAAATCATTGATTTTACTAGCAACCTTCTCCATTCACATAAAATTGGCGAGTATCTATCACCTGAGCATTCTGATTTTTTGCTGGATCTCATTAAAACAGGCCATAGGTGGGCATCTCAAAAGATCGGTCCGGGAATAAAAGCATTCAGAGTCTCAGAAAATCCTGTTTTTCATAAAAAATGCTTCATGATCGAAAGGATCGATGGCTCAGAAACAGATTTCAGTTTCTATAAGTGTGTGTACCAACCCAAAGACTGGCACTACCGGGATTACCTTGACGCCTGCCGAGCAACCGTAGCTCAACAAATTATCGACTTCAAACGAGAATTTTTCCGAACAAACCAAGACCCAGTATGTGAGGTTGCCGGGACTCCTCTAACCCCCCGAAATTCACACGTGGATCATTTTCCTGTTAGGTTTATAGATACCGTCGCCAACTGGGAATTAAGCAGAGGTATAGTCCCAAGTGAGGTAGAGATAGGCGGCTATGCCGATGCTGAAACCAGGAAATATTTCCTCGATCAAACCATTGCAGACGATTGGGCAGCGTACCACCTGGAATATGCAACACTCAGGGTGGTTCTGGCAGAAGTTAACCTGAAAGGCATGGGCAGAACAGGTGAAGAAGAACATCGAATCCCATTTTAA
- a CDS encoding helix-turn-helix domain-containing protein — translation MSCQWPAWMKPSTGAAYCDCGLRTFRKLLRSGEIPVARLPNGRMLVRRRDLDQWLASLQDQQATEVAEKLAEEMK, via the coding sequence ATGAGCTGCCAGTGGCCGGCTTGGATGAAGCCCTCGACTGGGGCTGCCTACTGCGATTGTGGCCTTCGCACTTTTCGCAAACTCTTGCGCAGCGGGGAGATCCCCGTAGCCCGGCTGCCGAACGGGCGCATGCTTGTCCGGCGCCGAGACTTGGACCAGTGGCTAGCAAGCCTGCAGGACCAGCAGGCTACTGAGGTCGCAGAGAAATTGGCGGAGGAAATGAAGTGA
- a CDS encoding helix-turn-helix transcriptional regulator, producing the protein MSTVAMQETIPRRRRLSLKAQIYSAGYASLREFAERLGIHPGYLSQILGGIVSPGPAMQRRLAEALGLTIKELGTLL; encoded by the coding sequence ATGAGCACCGTGGCAATGCAGGAGACTATCCCAAGAAGGCGGCGCCTCAGCCTGAAGGCGCAGATCTACAGTGCCGGATACGCAAGCCTGCGCGAATTTGCAGAACGTCTAGGTATCCACCCTGGTTATCTCTCGCAGATCTTAGGGGGCATTGTTTCGCCTGGCCCAGCGATGCAACGACGTCTGGCAGAAGCGCTGGGTCTCACCATAAAGGAACTGGGAACGCTGCTATGA
- a CDS encoding TRAP transporter large permease: MTLIGLSFILLLILGAPIAFCIGISSLIGLLSLEHTPLLLLPHMMFQGVDSFALLAVPFFVFAGTLMNAGGITRRLVSFAQVLVGHIRGGLALVNVVASMFFAGITGAAVADTAAIGSVLIPAMNEEGYDLDYSAAITAASSTLGPIIPPSIPMIIYGVSAEQSIAALFLAGIIPGLLVGAALMAVALYGGSRKKQLPDHCAAERRKGFGRGFKDALLALFMPAIILGGILGGIFTPTEAAAVSVLYAFVIGRFVYRELTLKQLPALMLESVVVTAVIMFIIANAAIFGWLMAALEMPQKLVTALTGVFSSRWAILLMLNLFLLFVGTFMETTASLIILTPVLLPLASRIGVDPIHFGAIMVLNLVIGLTTPPLGVCLFISSGIAGISLERISRAIVPFVLAAIAVLLLVTYIPALSVWIPHLYLQR, translated from the coding sequence GTGACTTTGATAGGCCTCAGCTTCATCTTGCTGCTAATACTCGGGGCTCCGATTGCCTTCTGCATCGGCATCAGCTCCCTGATCGGCCTGCTGTCCCTCGAGCACACGCCCCTTCTTCTCTTGCCTCACATGATGTTTCAGGGAGTGGATTCCTTTGCTCTGCTCGCCGTTCCCTTTTTTGTCTTTGCCGGCACCCTGATGAATGCCGGCGGCATCACCCGGCGTCTGGTGTCCTTTGCCCAGGTGCTCGTTGGCCATATCCGCGGCGGCCTGGCCCTGGTCAATGTGGTGGCCAGCATGTTCTTTGCGGGAATTACCGGGGCAGCCGTGGCGGATACCGCTGCCATCGGCTCGGTCCTCATCCCAGCCATGAATGAAGAGGGCTACGATCTGGACTATTCCGCCGCCATTACTGCCGCCTCATCCACGCTGGGGCCAATCATTCCTCCAAGCATCCCCATGATCATCTACGGGGTTTCCGCCGAACAGTCCATAGCTGCCCTGTTTCTGGCAGGCATTATCCCCGGGCTCCTGGTGGGAGCCGCCCTCATGGCAGTGGCGCTCTACGGCGGCAGTCGCAAAAAGCAGCTGCCGGACCACTGCGCCGCAGAACGCCGCAAGGGGTTCGGCCGCGGTTTTAAAGATGCGCTCCTGGCCCTGTTCATGCCGGCAATAATTCTGGGGGGCATTCTGGGGGGCATCTTCACCCCCACCGAGGCTGCTGCAGTATCTGTCCTGTATGCCTTTGTCATCGGCCGTTTTGTCTACCGGGAACTCACCCTGAAGCAATTGCCCGCATTGATGCTGGAAAGCGTGGTGGTCACGGCGGTGATTATGTTCATCATTGCCAACGCAGCCATATTTGGCTGGCTCATGGCCGCCCTGGAAATGCCTCAGAAGCTGGTGACTGCTTTGACAGGCGTGTTCAGCAGCCGCTGGGCCATTCTCTTGATGTTGAACCTGTTCCTGCTCTTTGTGGGCACCTTTATGGAGACCACTGCCTCTCTCATTATACTCACGCCCGTGCTCTTGCCCCTTGCCAGCAGGATAGGGGTGGATCCCATCCATTTCGGCGCCATTATGGTGCTCAATCTGGTCATAGGATTGACCACCCCGCCCCTGGGGGTCTGTCTATTTATCAGCAGCGGCATCGCCGGTATCTCTCTGGAGCGCATCAGCAGGGCCATTGTCCCTTTTGTGCTGGCCGCTATCGCCGTGCTTCTTCTCGTCACCTATATCCCCGCCCTGTCTGTGTGGATACCCCACCTCTACCTGCAGCGTTGA
- a CDS encoding TRAP transporter small permease, which yields MLTLVSNFLNRISQGVCCLLLLVMTMVVLAQVFCRYVISASLPWSEELARYLMVWLTFLGAGIALKKGSHMGLDILQPLLPARAQSLLRQTCLFPVAVFLIIFTVKGAQLALFNLGQHSPAMGVSMGLVYLALPSGGLIMLVHTAARLASSRGTLDTRSSE from the coding sequence GTGCTTACTCTTGTCAGCAACTTCTTGAATCGAATATCACAGGGGGTCTGCTGTTTGCTTCTCCTGGTCATGACCATGGTTGTGCTGGCCCAGGTCTTTTGCCGCTACGTGATTTCTGCTTCCCTTCCCTGGTCCGAGGAGCTTGCCCGCTACCTCATGGTATGGCTCACCTTCCTCGGTGCTGGCATTGCACTCAAGAAGGGCAGCCACATGGGACTCGACATCCTGCAGCCGCTCCTGCCGGCCAGGGCTCAGTCACTGCTTCGCCAGACGTGCCTTTTTCCTGTTGCTGTTTTTCTGATCATTTTCACGGTAAAGGGGGCGCAGCTGGCTCTTTTCAATCTGGGGCAGCACTCTCCGGCCATGGGCGTCTCCATGGGCCTGGTCTATCTTGCCCTGCCCAGCGGCGGCCTCATTATGCTGGTCCACACTGCAGCCCGGCTGGCCTCTTCTCGGGGCACTCTGGATACAAGGAGCAGTGAGTGA
- a CDS encoding TRAP transporter substrate-binding protein: MKKIAAVGLTICCVLLWGPTAEAATQALRLAHAVSVTAPYHLGAEQFVKLVEQQTDNRFNIRIFPNKQLGSERSLVEQLQIGSIDLVVTSTGPLGGFVPKMSVVDLPFLFRNTTHVDHVLEGPIGRSLLAELEKAGIKGLAFWENGFRNLTNNRRPILKPADCRGLVIRTMENEVHLDSFRLLGANPTPMAWGEALTALKQGTIDGQENPINIIYSHGLYDFQKYLALTAHFYSPALLLMNLKKYQSLSPEDRQAFLSAAAAAGKMEKAYIRKNEAETLVKLQSLGMQVTRPDRTLFRRAMEPVYRKYEPRFGKTLIQEIQDTP, from the coding sequence ATGAAAAAGATCGCCGCAGTGGGGTTGACCATCTGTTGTGTACTCTTGTGGGGACCCACAGCAGAGGCAGCCACCCAGGCACTGAGACTTGCTCATGCCGTGAGCGTTACCGCTCCGTATCATCTCGGTGCCGAACAATTTGTCAAGTTGGTGGAACAGCAAACTGACAACCGCTTCAACATCCGCATTTTTCCCAATAAGCAATTGGGAAGCGAGCGGTCGCTGGTGGAACAATTACAGATAGGCAGCATTGACCTGGTGGTCACCTCCACGGGTCCCCTGGGAGGTTTCGTTCCCAAAATGTCAGTGGTTGATCTGCCATTTCTCTTCCGCAACACCACGCATGTGGACCACGTTCTCGAGGGCCCAATAGGACGTTCCCTGCTGGCGGAACTGGAAAAAGCCGGCATCAAGGGACTGGCCTTCTGGGAAAACGGCTTCAGAAATCTCACCAATAACCGGCGGCCCATATTGAAGCCTGCAGACTGCCGGGGTCTCGTTATTCGCACTATGGAAAACGAGGTACACCTGGATTCTTTCCGCCTCCTGGGAGCAAACCCCACACCCATGGCCTGGGGAGAGGCGCTCACCGCGCTCAAACAGGGTACCATCGACGGCCAGGAGAATCCCATCAATATTATCTATTCCCACGGACTGTACGACTTCCAGAAGTACCTGGCTCTCACGGCCCACTTCTATTCCCCTGCCCTGTTGCTCATGAATCTCAAAAAGTACCAGAGCCTCTCTCCAGAGGATCGCCAGGCCTTCCTGAGCGCTGCCGCAGCAGCCGGCAAGATGGAAAAGGCCTACATCAGGAAGAATGAGGCTGAAACACTGGTCAAATTGCAGTCCCTGGGCATGCAGGTAACCAGGCCAGATCGCACTCTTTTCCGCCGTGCCATGGAGCCCGTATACCGGAAATATGAACCTCGCTTCGGGAAAACTCTCATCCAGGAGATTCAGGACACTCCCTAG
- a CDS encoding isoprenyl transferase, protein MKTSTLEKLPQHLAIIMDGNGRWAKQRNLTRIEGHRQGAESVRLIVRACRKIGIPVLTLYAFSKENWQRPSLEVQALWQLLRDYLKSELSEMLENGIRLNTLGNIEDLPGRVKRLLRDTMQKTAANKDMILNLALSYSGRDEIVRAARRLATLCSSGQLTAADIREETLSSFLDTGGMPDPDLLIRTSGEYRLSNFMLWQLAYTEIYITPVYWPDFREEQLMEALFDFQQRERRFGKTSEQLGKEA, encoded by the coding sequence ATGAAAACATCCACGCTAGAAAAACTCCCCCAGCATCTGGCCATCATTATGGACGGCAATGGCCGCTGGGCCAAACAACGCAACTTGACTCGCATAGAGGGCCACCGCCAGGGGGCGGAATCAGTGCGTCTCATTGTGCGTGCCTGCCGCAAGATAGGCATCCCGGTGCTCACTCTCTATGCCTTTTCCAAGGAAAACTGGCAGCGCCCGAGCCTGGAGGTTCAGGCGCTCTGGCAGCTGTTGCGCGACTACCTGAAATCAGAATTGTCTGAAATGCTCGAAAATGGCATCCGTCTCAACACCCTGGGCAACATAGAAGACCTGCCGGGCAGAGTGAAGCGACTCCTGCGAGACACCATGCAAAAGACTGCAGCCAACAAAGATATGATACTCAACCTGGCCCTCAGCTACAGTGGTCGGGACGAAATTGTCAGAGCAGCCCGCCGCCTGGCAACACTCTGCAGTTCTGGACAGCTCACAGCCGCAGATATAAGAGAAGAGACTCTTTCCTCGTTTCTCGACACGGGCGGCATGCCGGACCCTGATCTGCTCATCCGCACAAGCGGGGAATATCGCCTCAGCAACTTCATGCTCTGGCAGCTGGCCTACACAGAAATTTATATCACGCCAGTGTACTGGCCCGACTTTCGCGAAGAGCAACTAATGGAGGCGCTCTTCGACTTTCAACAGCGAGAGCGCCGTTTTGGCAAAACCAGTGAGCAGCTTGGAAAGGAGGCGTAA
- the frr gene encoding ribosome recycling factor, with protein MVDEVFAETRERMTKSIEALKREYSRLRTGRASTSLLDNIRVSYYGTLTPLVQMASLSVPEPRLIVIQPWDKTVIGDIEKAILKSELGLTPMNDGKVIRIAIPPLTEERRKELVRIARKMAEESKVAVRNIRRDANEMLKELKNEKEISEDDLFRSQDEIQKITDQFISEIDDICAAKEKEILEI; from the coding sequence ATGGTTGATGAAGTCTTTGCAGAAACCAGAGAACGAATGACCAAGAGCATCGAGGCCCTCAAGCGCGAGTACAGCAGACTGCGCACTGGACGCGCCTCCACCTCTTTGCTGGACAATATCCGGGTTTCCTATTACGGCACACTCACACCCCTGGTGCAGATGGCTTCCCTGTCTGTGCCTGAACCGCGGCTTATCGTCATTCAACCCTGGGACAAGACAGTCATTGGCGATATCGAAAAGGCCATCCTCAAGTCCGAGCTGGGACTGACACCCATGAACGACGGCAAAGTCATCAGGATTGCCATCCCTCCCCTCACGGAGGAGCGCCGCAAAGAGCTGGTCAGAATCGCCAGGAAAATGGCCGAGGAAAGCAAGGTTGCCGTGCGCAACATCCGCCGGGACGCCAACGAGATGCTCAAGGAGCTCAAAAACGAAAAAGAAATATCCGAGGATGATCTCTTCCGCTCCCAGGACGAGATTCAAAAGATTACTGATCAGTTCATCTCGGAAATCGACGATATATGTGCTGCCAAAGAGAAGGAGATCCTGGAGATCTGA
- a CDS encoding UMP kinase: MAGVKYRRILLKISGEALMGDASYGISPEVISTVAREIVEVGDLGVQVAMVIGGGNIFRGVAAAAYGMDRALADNMGMLATVMNALALQDALERLGAQTRVQSAISMIQVAEPYIRRRAIRHLEKGRVVIFAAGTGNPYFTTDTAAALRAMEIHAEVILKATKVDGVYPADPTTHAGVKKYDRLTYLEVLQKQLKVMDATAVSLAMDNAMPIIVFNLTTASNIKRAVCGEPVGTLVEGKSHG, from the coding sequence ATGGCCGGAGTAAAATACCGCCGAATTCTTCTCAAGATCAGTGGTGAAGCGCTTATGGGAGATGCTTCCTACGGAATCAGTCCGGAAGTCATTTCCACTGTGGCCAGAGAAATTGTCGAAGTCGGGGATCTCGGCGTCCAGGTGGCCATGGTCATTGGCGGTGGCAACATCTTCAGAGGTGTTGCTGCTGCTGCCTACGGCATGGACCGGGCCCTGGCAGACAACATGGGCATGCTGGCCACTGTTATGAACGCTCTGGCCCTGCAGGACGCCCTGGAAAGACTGGGGGCCCAGACGAGGGTCCAGTCCGCTATCTCCATGATACAGGTGGCCGAGCCCTATATCCGCCGCCGGGCCATTCGGCACCTCGAGAAGGGCCGTGTGGTGATCTTCGCTGCCGGCACTGGCAACCCGTATTTCACAACTGACACAGCGGCTGCGCTCCGCGCCATGGAAATTCATGCTGAGGTAATTCTCAAAGCCACCAAAGTCGACGGGGTCTACCCGGCCGATCCCACCACCCACGCTGGTGTGAAGAAATACGACCGGCTCACTTACCTGGAGGTCCTGCAAAAACAGCTGAAGGTTATGGATGCCACTGCTGTCTCTCTGGCCATGGACAATGCCATGCCCATTATTGTCTTCAATCTCACCACAGCGAGCAACATCAAGAGAGCGGTATGCGGCGAACCCGTGGGCACTCTAGTGGAGGGGAAAAGTCATGGTTGA
- the tsf gene encoding translation elongation factor Ts, translating to MQITSAMVKELREKTNAGIMDCKSALQETDGDLEKAVDFLRQKGLAVARKRAGRVASEGQIHAYIHAGGKIGVLVEVNCETDFTAKSEPFGEFVKNLAMHITATNPLAIQREDLDQAVVDREREIYRAQALESGKPEHIVDRIVEGKLAKFYRDVCLMEQAYVRDTDLTIADLLNELRAQTGENIVVRRFVRYQLGEDQQG from the coding sequence TTGCAGATCACTTCAGCAATGGTGAAAGAGCTTCGTGAAAAAACAAATGCCGGCATCATGGATTGCAAGTCGGCGCTTCAGGAAACTGATGGTGACCTGGAAAAGGCCGTCGATTTTCTCCGCCAGAAAGGCCTGGCAGTTGCCCGCAAACGAGCTGGCAGAGTAGCCAGCGAGGGCCAGATTCACGCCTATATCCATGCCGGCGGCAAAATTGGCGTTCTGGTAGAAGTTAATTGTGAAACAGATTTCACTGCCAAGAGTGAACCCTTTGGAGAATTTGTCAAGAATCTGGCCATGCACATCACAGCCACCAATCCCCTGGCCATCCAGCGTGAAGATCTCGACCAGGCAGTTGTGGATCGTGAGCGAGAGATCTATCGAGCCCAGGCACTGGAGTCAGGCAAACCCGAGCACATAGTGGACAGGATAGTCGAAGGTAAACTGGCAAAATTCTATCGGGACGTGTGCCTCATGGAGCAGGCCTATGTCAGGGATACAGACCTGACCATTGCCGATCTCCTCAATGAACTGCGGGCCCAGACGGGTGAGAATATAGTGGTACGTCGTTTTGTTCGCTACCAACTGGGAGAAGACCAGCAAGGCTGA
- the rpsB gene encoding 30S ribosomal protein S2: MSPVTMKQLLESGVHFGHQTRRWNPKMKPYIFGARNGIYIIDLQKTVRLFKVAYQFIVDTVAAGESVLFVGTKKQAVDSIVEESERCGMYRVTHRWLGGMLTNFQTIKKSIDRLKELQAMKQDGTINKFPKKEILRMEREMMKLDRNLGGIADMERLPGALFIIDPRRENIAVAEANKLKIPIVALVDSNCDPDPIDYVIPGNDDAIRSIRLFSSKIADACLEGKQKREERLQAELDKQAVEEQAGVIGSIAAEEGGPEIEIVNVAE, from the coding sequence ATGTCGCCAGTTACTATGAAACAGTTGCTTGAATCAGGTGTTCACTTCGGTCACCAGACCCGGCGCTGGAACCCGAAGATGAAGCCGTACATCTTTGGAGCGCGAAACGGTATTTATATTATCGATTTGCAGAAAACCGTCCGGCTTTTCAAGGTTGCCTATCAGTTTATTGTCGACACTGTGGCTGCCGGAGAATCCGTGCTGTTCGTGGGAACCAAGAAGCAGGCAGTAGACTCCATCGTGGAAGAGAGTGAGCGTTGCGGCATGTACCGCGTCACCCACCGCTGGTTGGGGGGAATGCTCACCAATTTTCAAACGATAAAGAAGAGCATCGATCGACTCAAAGAACTGCAGGCAATGAAACAGGATGGCACCATCAACAAATTTCCCAAGAAAGAAATCCTTCGCATGGAGCGGGAGATGATGAAACTGGATAGAAATCTTGGCGGCATTGCTGACATGGAAAGGCTGCCTGGGGCCTTGTTTATCATAGACCCGCGCCGGGAAAATATTGCCGTAGCCGAGGCCAACAAACTCAAAATTCCCATTGTCGCTCTGGTGGACAGCAATTGCGACCCGGACCCCATAGATTATGTCATCCCCGGCAATGACGACGCCATTCGCTCCATCCGCCTGTTCTCTTCAAAAATCGCTGACGCCTGCCTGGAGGGCAAGCAGAAAAGGGAAGAACGACTGCAGGCTGAACTCGACAAGCAGGCAGTGGAAGAGCAGGCTGGAGTCATAGGCAGCATTGCTGCCGAAGAGGGCGGGCCCGAAATCGAAATTGTCAATGTTGCAGAGTAG
- a CDS encoding WbqC family protein: protein MPAARTPECRLMMVACHQPNFLPWPGLFFKAMQADLLVLLDDVQFPLGGSWVNRNRLKNDQGELWLTVPVWKRGRGLQRINEVEVCEDFDWRRKHLLSLEHAYKNAPFWREHRDFLMEIYQQRWQHLVELNLQILEYFRLCLGISRPFLKSSRFALAGKGSERLASLCQMLAADSYLTVSSSRKHLDEAVFARHGIKVVYYTYTAPVYPQLWGDFRANLSLLDLLLNCGPKSAEITAGVGRILPC from the coding sequence GTGCCAGCAGCCCGTACCCCGGAGTGCCGACTCATGATGGTTGCCTGCCACCAGCCCAACTTCCTGCCCTGGCCCGGCCTGTTCTTCAAGGCAATGCAGGCGGATCTCCTCGTCTTGCTCGATGATGTGCAATTTCCCCTGGGAGGCAGCTGGGTCAATAGAAACAGGTTAAAGAATGATCAGGGGGAACTGTGGCTCACTGTACCGGTGTGGAAGCGAGGCCGCGGCCTGCAGCGCATCAACGAGGTGGAAGTCTGTGAAGACTTCGACTGGCGGCGCAAACATCTGCTGAGCCTGGAGCACGCCTACAAGAATGCCCCATTCTGGCGAGAACACCGCGATTTTCTCATGGAGATCTATCAGCAGAGGTGGCAGCATCTCGTGGAGCTGAACCTGCAGATCCTGGAGTATTTCAGACTCTGCCTGGGCATCAGTCGTCCCTTCTTGAAGAGCTCCAGATTTGCCCTGGCAGGCAAAGGCTCCGAGCGCCTGGCCTCTTTGTGCCAGATGCTGGCCGCCGACTCCTATCTGACCGTGAGCTCCTCTAGAAAACATCTTGACGAGGCCGTGTTTGCCCGCCACGGCATAAAGGTTGTCTACTATACGTATACTGCCCCGGTGTATCCGCAGCTGTGGGGCGACTTTCGCGCCAATCTGTCTCTTCTGGACCTCCTGCTCAATTGTGGACCCAAGAGCGCTGAGATTACTGCAGGAGTCGGCCGCATCTTGCCCTGTTGA
- the argJ gene encoding bifunctional glutamate N-acetyltransferase/amino-acid acetyltransferase ArgJ, translating to MDRFVDLLDPADHTVPGFVAGAAASGIRYQGRPDLTLLLSEVPAVAAGVFTSNRVKAAPVVLSSEHLQRGACRAIVANSGIANACTGEEGLQRARTVARASAEAIGCQAEEVLLASTGVIGAQLPLTPILQALPGLVADCRPDGWHDAAAAIMTTDTAEKLHCLRGNLGGTSFNLLGIAKGAGMIAPQMATMLAFVATDAAVAPEALQTMLSAETRRSFNRITIDGDMSTNDTVLVLANGLASNRTIHRADSDDGRIFQEALGHTLAILARKILRDAEGGTKCVEIKLTSAATREQALRGARTVAESLLVKTALFGQDPNWGRIMAALGRAAIDFVPERVTLHFDAVKVVENGVLVSEEQEKAAAEVMQRAEYLITIDLQQGEARESVFTCDLSLDYVRINADYRS from the coding sequence ATGGATCGCTTTGTTGACCTGCTCGACCCTGCCGACCACACAGTGCCAGGCTTTGTTGCTGGTGCGGCAGCCTCAGGAATCCGTTATCAGGGGCGTCCTGATCTCACTCTTCTATTGAGTGAGGTGCCGGCTGTAGCTGCTGGCGTCTTCACCAGCAACCGGGTCAAGGCAGCGCCGGTAGTCCTCAGCAGCGAACATCTGCAGCGCGGCGCTTGCCGGGCTATAGTGGCCAACAGCGGCATTGCCAACGCCTGCACCGGAGAGGAAGGCTTACAGCGGGCCCGCACCGTAGCCCGGGCCAGCGCCGAGGCCATAGGCTGCCAGGCGGAGGAAGTTCTGCTGGCCTCCACAGGAGTAATAGGCGCTCAGCTCCCACTGACACCCATTCTTCAGGCCCTTCCCGGACTGGTGGCGGACTGCCGGCCAGACGGCTGGCACGATGCTGCTGCTGCCATTATGACCACCGACACAGCAGAGAAGCTCCACTGCCTGCGGGGAAACCTGGGCGGCACTTCCTTCAACCTTCTGGGAATAGCCAAAGGCGCCGGCATGATCGCTCCCCAGATGGCCACTATGCTTGCTTTTGTGGCGACCGATGCGGCAGTGGCGCCAGAGGCCTTGCAAACGATGCTCTCTGCGGAAACTCGCCGCTCCTTCAACCGCATCACTATTGATGGAGATATGAGCACCAATGACACCGTGCTGGTCCTGGCCAATGGTCTGGCCAGCAACCGCACCATCCACAGGGCCGACTCGGATGACGGCCGGATATTCCAGGAGGCCCTCGGCCATACCCTGGCCATCCTGGCGAGAAAAATCCTGCGCGATGCCGAAGGCGGTACAAAGTGCGTGGAAATCAAGCTGACCAGTGCTGCCACCCGGGAACAGGCCCTGAGGGGCGCGCGCACCGTGGCCGAATCGCTGCTGGTCAAGACAGCCCTCTTCGGCCAGGACCCGAACTGGGGTCGCATAATGGCGGCCCTGGGTCGGGCGGCAATCGACTTTGTCCCCGAACGAGTCACGCTCCACTTTGATGCTGTCAAAGTGGTGGAGAACGGCGTTCTGGTGAGCGAGGAGCAAGAAAAGGCTGCTGCCGAGGTCATGCAGCGAGCAGAGTATTTGATTACTATCGACCTCCAGCAAGGAGAGGCCCGGGAGTCTGTCTTTACCTGTGACCTCAGTTTAGATTATGTCAGAATCAACGCTGACTACAGGAGCTGA